A region from the Triticum urartu cultivar G1812 chromosome 1, Tu2.1, whole genome shotgun sequence genome encodes:
- the LOC125532705 gene encoding uncharacterized protein LOC125532705, translated as MDSAEDRPSLVVEEKDKQPVPFSDAPSPVRAVLNRPWPSAVVIRPEDNPSGKYRTLVATAKDIGDPISPEEIAALEDKEGDDAGTRFYKAAARANVVMRNYIHEHGSLYMDENGKYMMDNSTQVEEIRCKHVTAEEMEAKIMKQEMTKEQTYLSELALASFNKRRKVKFELCETLLSRLFYESSHIFTHLNFVAKRKDKKKLFFAEIEDCGYYYYCDDPRRGCRKGFDFTRCYGCSEFLKHPVDGSTYSGGHDHRRRNYIV; from the exons ATGGATAGTGCGGAAGATCGACCCTCCTTGGTTGTGGAGGAGAAGGACAAGCAGCCTGTTCCCTTTAGCGACGCTCCGTCTCCAGTGCGCGCTGTGCTCAACCGTCCGTGGCCATCCGCCGTCGTCATCCGGCCGGAGGATAATCCGTCCGGAAAGTACCGCACTCTGGTGGCCACCGCCAAGGACATTGGGGACCCGATCTCGCCGGAGGAGATAGCCGCGCTGGAGGACAAGGAGGGCGACGACGCAGGCACACGGTTCTACAAGGCAGCTGCTCGGGCCAACGTCGTTATGAGGAATTACATCCATGAACACGGCAGCCTTTACATGGATGAGAACGGCAAGTACATGATGGACAACTCCACCCAAGTTGAGGAAATACG TTGCAAGCATGTTACAGCAGAAGAAATGGAAGCGAAGATAATGAAGCAAGAGATGACTAAGGAGCAAACTTATTTATCAGAACTGGCTTTAGCGAGTTTCAACAAGAGGAGAAAG GTGAAGTTTGAGTTGTGTGAGACATTGCTTTCTAGGCTCTTTTACGAGAGCAGCCATATTTTTACGCACCTAAATTTCGTCGCCAAGCGCAAGGATAAGAAGAAACTCTTTTTCGCCGAGATAGAGGACT GTGGTTATTATTACTACTGTGATGATCCTAGACGTGGCTGTAGGAAAGGATTTGACTTCACACGTTGCTACGGCTGCAGCGAGTTCCTGAAACATCCGGTTGATGGCTCCACGTACTCAGGAGGCCATGACCATCGGAGGAGGAACTATATAGTTTAG